From the Paludisphaera mucosa genome, one window contains:
- the ygfZ gene encoding CAF17-like 4Fe-4S cluster assembly/insertion protein YgfZ, producing MSTSSDQYRAADEGVAWIDRSSRVRLDVAGPDRAKFLQNLTTNDVKRLPVGSGCEAFVTSPQGKTLAFVSIHARPDSILLRTDHDGLALGLPHLQKYGIFDEVGIEDVSAGSTEYHVVGPGAAEWLQSEGATLPDGKDLSSIATQVHGLEILCVRESPTGRPGFTLISFGDVAAVGEGLRGAGLVELDSEEFEALRIEAGTPVFGREITEKTLPQEIGRDDRAISFVKGCYLGQETVARLDALGHVNKILKGLRFRAGDPVPPAGAILEAEGKAVGSVSSAAFSPGWDAAVGLGIVRVSHASPGAELSWKRLEDGATFSATVSDWPMLPRRS from the coding sequence ATGAGCACGAGTTCCGACCAGTACCGGGCGGCCGACGAAGGGGTTGCATGGATCGATCGATCCTCGCGCGTCCGCCTGGACGTTGCCGGTCCCGATCGGGCGAAATTTCTCCAGAACCTCACGACGAACGACGTGAAACGTCTGCCCGTCGGGTCGGGCTGCGAGGCGTTCGTCACGAGCCCGCAGGGGAAGACGCTCGCCTTCGTCTCGATCCACGCCCGGCCCGATTCGATCCTGTTGCGGACGGACCACGACGGCCTCGCCCTGGGCCTGCCCCATCTCCAGAAGTACGGGATCTTCGACGAGGTCGGGATTGAGGACGTCTCGGCGGGATCGACCGAGTATCACGTCGTCGGTCCAGGTGCGGCGGAATGGTTGCAGTCCGAAGGGGCGACCTTGCCCGACGGGAAAGACCTCTCGTCGATCGCCACCCAGGTCCACGGCCTGGAGATCCTCTGCGTCCGTGAATCGCCGACCGGCCGGCCGGGTTTCACCTTGATCTCATTCGGCGACGTCGCCGCGGTCGGCGAGGGGCTGCGCGGGGCTGGCCTGGTCGAACTGGACTCCGAGGAATTCGAGGCCCTCCGCATCGAGGCCGGGACGCCGGTCTTCGGCCGCGAGATCACCGAGAAGACTCTCCCACAGGAGATCGGCCGCGACGATCGCGCGATCAGCTTCGTGAAGGGCTGCTATCTCGGGCAGGAGACGGTCGCTCGACTTGACGCTCTGGGACATGTGAACAAGATTTTAAAGGGGCTCCGATTCCGGGCCGGCGATCCGGTGCCTCCTGCGGGGGCGATCCTGGAGGCCGAGGGCAAGGCCGTCGGCTCGGTGTCCTCGGCGGCGTTCTCGCCCGGCTGGGACGCGGCCGTCGGCCTGGGGATCGTCCGCGTCTCCCACGCCTCTCCCGGCGCGGAGCTGTCCTGGAAGCGCCTCGAAGACGGCGCGACGTTCTCCGCGACCGTCTCCGACTGGCCGATGCTCCCCCGTCGCTCCTGA
- a CDS encoding lactate racemase domain-containing protein, whose protein sequence is MSRYVIEFGSERLDLELVDDAEVEAFTPPVGMAGEDAESALREALERPRNYPPLRQNVVPGDRVAIALDPDLPDPRKILDVVTEVLEGAGVEPDAITIVEASRRVGAVVSVSRGVATEVHDPTNRDRLAYLATTSKESRVYLNRTLTDADVVLPIGFLRQDPLAGPHGPWSVLFPGLSDAESRETHRQFHDVEPGAASPLTADAEAFEVGWLLGSQFQIGIVPGSRGPVAFVAGKSEDVRDAGLTRLDRDWSFRPAARAELVIAGVGGSEGPANLQDLVAGLTTASRLVQRGGKIAVLSRVESPLGPAMQRLAAADDEENAHEILAGRESDPDFLLARTLTHVLAWADVYLLSRLDPGMVEDLSMIPLDRPEEVRRLAVRSPSCLVVGRSDRVRAEARNSDA, encoded by the coding sequence GTGTCGCGTTACGTGATCGAGTTTGGTAGCGAACGGCTCGACCTGGAATTGGTCGACGATGCCGAGGTCGAGGCCTTCACGCCCCCCGTGGGGATGGCGGGCGAGGATGCTGAGTCGGCCCTGCGCGAGGCCCTGGAACGTCCCCGGAACTACCCGCCACTGCGGCAGAACGTGGTGCCCGGCGACCGGGTTGCGATCGCCCTCGACCCGGATCTGCCCGACCCCCGGAAGATCCTCGACGTCGTGACCGAAGTGCTCGAAGGCGCGGGGGTCGAACCCGACGCGATCACGATCGTCGAGGCCTCGCGGCGCGTGGGCGCGGTCGTCTCCGTGTCGCGAGGCGTGGCGACGGAGGTGCATGACCCAACGAATCGCGATCGGCTCGCCTACCTCGCGACCACGTCGAAGGAGAGCCGCGTCTATCTGAATCGGACGCTCACGGACGCGGATGTCGTGCTGCCAATCGGCTTTCTGCGGCAGGACCCGTTGGCCGGGCCGCACGGCCCCTGGAGCGTCCTTTTTCCCGGCCTGAGCGACGCGGAATCGCGTGAGACGCATCGCCAGTTTCACGACGTCGAGCCTGGTGCCGCGTCACCACTAACGGCCGACGCCGAAGCGTTCGAGGTCGGCTGGCTCCTGGGGTCGCAGTTCCAGATCGGGATCGTCCCCGGCTCGCGAGGTCCGGTCGCGTTCGTGGCGGGCAAGAGCGAGGACGTACGCGATGCGGGACTGACGAGGCTCGACCGCGACTGGAGCTTTCGGCCGGCCGCCCGCGCCGAACTGGTGATCGCCGGGGTGGGCGGCTCTGAAGGCCCGGCGAATCTGCAAGACCTGGTCGCCGGCCTGACGACGGCGAGCCGCCTCGTCCAGCGCGGGGGCAAGATCGCCGTCCTCTCACGCGTCGAGAGTCCGCTCGGGCCGGCCATGCAGCGCCTGGCCGCCGCGGACGACGAGGAGAATGCACACGAGATCCTCGCCGGCCGCGAGTCCGACCCCGATTTCCTGCTCGCGCGGACGCTGACGCACGTCCTCGCGTGGGCCGACGTCTATCTCCTGAGCCGCCTCGATCCGGGGATGGTCGAGGATCTCTCGATGATCCCGCTCGATCGCCCCGAGGAAGTCCGGCGGCTCGCCGTGCGGTCCCCTTCCTGCCTGGTCGTCGGCCGCTCCGATCGCGTCCGCGCCGAGGCTCGAAACTCCGACGCCTGA
- a CDS encoding SDR family oxidoreductase, with translation MVNDPAIPAMKDKAVLVTGATAGIGFVTARSLAGAGSRVFLVGRSSESAADAARRIRAEVDDAEVEPLAADLSSQAAVRAVAEEIGKRTERLDVLVNNAGGIYLERIETVDGVEMTFAVNHLAPFLLTNLLLPLLRAAPSARIVNVASGAHFGVSMSFDDLEGRRRFSGWRAYQQSKLANILFTRELARRLKGQPITVNALHPGYVNTQIFRNETWKGRVMRGFANVFAITPEQGAATTLYLATSPEVADVSGDYFVKSRPARSSRPANDAAAAKRLWDVSEAMTGLAAPAA, from the coding sequence ATGGTCAACGACCCCGCGATTCCCGCGATGAAGGATAAGGCCGTCCTGGTCACTGGCGCGACGGCCGGAATCGGCTTCGTAACCGCCCGTAGCCTGGCCGGCGCGGGCTCCCGCGTGTTCCTCGTGGGCCGGTCGTCCGAATCCGCCGCCGATGCGGCCCGCCGAATCCGCGCCGAGGTGGATGACGCCGAGGTCGAGCCGCTTGCCGCCGACCTCTCGTCCCAGGCGGCCGTCCGCGCCGTAGCCGAGGAGATCGGCAAGCGTACCGAACGGCTCGACGTGCTGGTCAACAATGCCGGCGGGATTTATCTCGAACGGATCGAGACCGTGGACGGCGTCGAGATGACCTTCGCCGTCAATCACCTCGCCCCGTTTCTGCTCACGAACCTCCTGCTGCCTTTGCTGCGGGCCGCGCCCTCGGCGCGGATCGTGAACGTCGCCTCCGGCGCCCATTTCGGCGTCAGCATGTCGTTCGACGACCTGGAAGGCCGGAGACGATTTAGCGGCTGGCGGGCCTACCAGCAATCGAAGCTCGCCAACATCCTTTTCACGCGCGAGCTGGCCCGGCGGCTCAAGGGGCAGCCGATCACCGTGAATGCGTTGCACCCAGGCTACGTAAATACGCAGATCTTTCGGAATGAGACCTGGAAGGGACGGGTGATGCGCGGATTCGCCAACGTCTTCGCGATCACGCCGGAGCAGGGGGCCGCGACGACGCTCTATCTCGCGACTTCTCCCGAGGTCGCGGACGTTTCGGGCGATTATTTCGTGAAGAGCCGGCCGGCTCGATCGTCGCGGCCCGCGAACGACGCCGCCGCGGCCAAGCGGCTGTGGGACGTGAGCGAGGCCATGACCGGCCTGGCCGCGCCCGCGGCTTGA
- a CDS encoding cupin domain-containing protein — protein sequence MPTLIAGPSRVEAAGTKPKLIDEYVGNVNTREAGVSIAHMRSPGGWVEPGQTPTFEEYTVVLRGLLRVEYHEGVLEVRAGQAVQVAAGEWVRYSTPEAEGAEYLAVCLPAFTLDSARRDPE from the coding sequence ATGCCCACCCTGATCGCCGGGCCCAGCCGCGTCGAGGCCGCCGGCACCAAGCCGAAGTTGATCGACGAATACGTCGGGAACGTGAACACCCGGGAGGCGGGCGTGAGCATCGCCCACATGCGGAGTCCCGGCGGTTGGGTCGAACCAGGGCAGACTCCGACGTTCGAAGAGTATACGGTCGTCCTCCGCGGCCTGCTCCGGGTGGAGTATCATGAGGGCGTCCTCGAAGTCCGAGCCGGGCAGGCGGTACAGGTCGCCGCCGGCGAGTGGGTACGCTACAGCACGCCCGAGGCGGAAGGCGCCGAGTATCTGGCCGTCTGCCTCCCGGCCTTTACGCTCGACTCCGCCCGCCGCGACCCGGAGTGA
- a CDS encoding dihydrodipicolinate synthase family protein — MPGPLTGLIPAPHTPFRTDGGLNLEVVDLQSELLREVGVTTVFVGGTTGEWASMTLAERKAVTERWCRTAGGSFQVAAHIGANCQSDAIELARHARDAGAVAVAAMSPSFFKPATTRDLVEFCAPIASEAEPLPFYYYDIPGMTNVRQAMSEFLHEARFRIPTLRGLKFSHTDIVELQECVRLDGGRFDVLFGSDEGHLAGLALGVRGAVGNTFNFAAPVYRRIEAAFARNDLETARREQGKAIDMVKALQAFGFMPASKAVMAMLGVDCGPVRSPLRTLDRSEKLALWERLSAIDVFARPLRKPE, encoded by the coding sequence ATGCCAGGGCCGCTGACGGGACTGATCCCCGCCCCCCACACACCTTTCCGCACCGACGGCGGGCTGAATCTGGAGGTCGTCGACCTTCAGTCCGAGTTGCTTCGCGAGGTGGGCGTGACCACGGTCTTCGTCGGCGGCACGACAGGAGAATGGGCGTCGATGACCCTGGCCGAGCGGAAGGCCGTGACGGAGCGCTGGTGTCGAACCGCCGGAGGTTCCTTCCAGGTCGCGGCCCACATCGGCGCGAACTGCCAGTCCGACGCGATCGAGCTCGCCCGGCACGCCCGCGACGCCGGCGCGGTCGCCGTGGCGGCGATGTCCCCCAGTTTCTTCAAGCCGGCGACGACCCGGGATCTGGTCGAGTTCTGCGCGCCGATCGCCTCCGAGGCAGAGCCGCTGCCGTTTTACTACTACGACATCCCCGGCATGACGAATGTCCGCCAGGCCATGTCCGAATTCCTCCACGAGGCGCGGTTTCGGATCCCGACCCTCCGGGGGCTGAAGTTCTCCCACACCGACATCGTCGAACTTCAGGAGTGCGTCCGGCTCGACGGCGGGAGGTTCGACGTCCTCTTCGGCTCCGACGAGGGCCACCTGGCCGGGCTGGCGCTGGGCGTCCGCGGGGCGGTCGGCAACACGTTCAACTTCGCCGCACCGGTCTATCGACGGATCGAGGCCGCCTTCGCCCGCAACGACCTGGAGACGGCCCGCCGCGAGCAGGGGAAAGCGATCGATATGGTCAAGGCGCTCCAGGCCTTCGGCTTCATGCCTGCGTCGAAAGCCGTCATGGCGATGCTCGGGGTCGACTGCGGACCGGTCCGGTCGCCGCTCCGCACCCTCGATCGGTCGGAGAAGCTGGCTCTCTGGGAGCGGCTCTCGGCGATCGACGTCTTCGCTCGGCCGCTCCGCAAGCCGGAATGA
- a CDS encoding 3-keto-disaccharide hydrolase, with amino-acid sequence MRRSRLSFAVGLLMGVLVAASPSSGQTPAAPQVGRWTSLFNGKDLEGWIPKFAKSPLGENYRDTFRVDDGVLKVTYEKWDKFDGEFGHLFFYQPFSKYRLRVEYRFVGDQCPGGPGWAVRNSGAMLYCQDPTTMTKDQDFPSSLEIQFLGGGERGERPTANVCSPGTVYAMGGKLITQHCTDSKSKTFRGDQWVTVEVECHGFGPIKNYVNGELVMEYEKPQLDANDPQSARLIKDGRKDLAGGWIALQAESHPVEFRKVEIMLLDE; translated from the coding sequence ATGCGTCGGTCACGCCTCTCGTTTGCGGTCGGACTGCTCATGGGCGTCCTTGTCGCCGCCAGCCCTTCGTCGGGCCAGACCCCGGCCGCGCCCCAGGTTGGCCGCTGGACCAGCCTATTCAACGGCAAGGATTTGGAGGGTTGGATCCCCAAGTTCGCCAAGAGTCCGCTCGGCGAGAACTATCGCGACACTTTTCGCGTCGACGACGGCGTCCTCAAGGTTACGTACGAGAAGTGGGACAAGTTCGACGGCGAGTTCGGACACTTGTTCTTCTATCAACCGTTCTCCAAATACCGACTTCGGGTCGAGTATCGCTTCGTGGGCGATCAATGTCCCGGCGGGCCGGGTTGGGCCGTCCGCAACAGCGGGGCCATGCTCTATTGCCAGGATCCGACGACGATGACGAAGGACCAGGACTTCCCGTCCTCGCTCGAGATCCAGTTCCTGGGCGGCGGCGAGCGCGGCGAGCGGCCGACGGCCAACGTCTGCTCGCCCGGGACCGTCTACGCGATGGGCGGCAAGCTGATCACCCAGCATTGCACCGACTCGAAGTCCAAGACCTTTCGAGGGGACCAGTGGGTGACCGTGGAGGTCGAGTGCCACGGCTTCGGTCCGATCAAGAACTACGTCAACGGCGAGTTGGTCATGGAGTACGAGAAGCCACAGCTCGACGCCAACGATCCTCAGTCCGCCCGGCTGATCAAGGATGGCCGGAAGGACCTCGCGGGCGGCTGGATCGCCCTGCAGGCCGAGTCCCACCCCGTCGAGTTCCGCAAGGTCGAGATCATGCTGCTCGACGAATGA
- a CDS encoding WD40 repeat domain-containing serine/threonine protein kinase codes for MPPEPPYDRDEGSATPTMVEGAPLGDWSHELGERDLAHIREILQRIDQEASRSIPTTPTTLAALGPYRDLVEIGRGGMGVVYRAVDPDTGEVVAVKTPSPGLMIIPAARRRFRCEAEVVSSLNHPGVVPHRGSFEDDGRCYIVSDYCDGPDLDAWLKARKAPIPPREAARIVRELADAIAHAHDRNVLHRDVKPSNVLLPGSRLISDAEELSPRLTDFGLAKLIDDGRSLVEAATATGLLLGSPPYMAPEQASGRRKDIDRRTDVYGLGAVLYELLTARPPFRGENPAETIRMVQADDPIPVRVLRPGVPRALETIALQCLEKSPDRRYQTADDLRDDLDRFLAGRPILAKPIGTIERLQRWSRRRPKLSAVLASVLVGTLLVISVIVAMNHSLRRERDRADQSTYASKVPLARRTLDAGQLGRAQLILRGLIPERGQTDRREFSWYFLQALAGSEARMLPGHALGLGNAALSPDQGRMASGNLGRTLEVYDLQADRVVWSESIPGLGLTARPAFSPDGRLLAFPLAAWDVSRAAASHRIEVRSADTGAILARRPVPGTREVLSVHFLDDDRLAVLLPTGGPEGPSTAEVHYWSSRQGLPEFAAPVEFAAHRATSPDGRLFAAVDAAGRLGIYDVTLRTWRPPFPEVAPWAALYVGFAEDGQRLAVARADQRDLMIFDVATGRPLRRLPGLASEILEVAFQPGGEAILVRDGSQEVRLIDPARGVDVQVFAPTEQPGVATSRMRFTPAGDAFLIHRSAYQGTDHIQVRSSLDGRILGESPGRYKAHGGDWLIRRSDPPVLIYGLGRLAWRWDWSSTIDGRPAERFQAHADEIWKVAYSPSGSILATAANNDHDRHTIKLWEVPSNRPIRSWEDLDSTASDLAFAPDSSWIATTHFEKRRALRIRPTRGEGPPTYVELPDGEWGRAVDVDPAGLLVYVGGDRGTVLAWDVSRGATAWELHPPPDPPGVKSRVRIHDLVVAPGGRRLAVVDDEGKVRIRDAATGELVASYQGPAPMFAAAYSPDGDTLAAADQEGAIHLLDARTLRPTRVITGDDCDLRALAFSPDGRTLAAGGVGRIVRLLDPFTGEELLALGGHEAQINSITFSPDGTTMVSGDHSGTIRFWRGPRASRPASRTASARPPGLHHQIVEHALVVE; via the coding sequence ATGCCCCCCGAGCCGCCGTACGATCGTGACGAGGGATCCGCCACGCCCACCATGGTGGAAGGTGCGCCGCTCGGCGATTGGTCTCACGAGCTGGGCGAGCGGGACCTGGCGCACATCCGCGAGATCCTCCAGCGGATCGACCAGGAGGCCAGCCGATCGATTCCCACGACCCCCACGACGCTGGCCGCCCTGGGCCCGTACAGGGATCTGGTCGAAATCGGTCGGGGCGGGATGGGCGTGGTGTACCGCGCCGTCGATCCCGACACCGGCGAAGTCGTGGCGGTCAAGACCCCGTCTCCGGGCCTGATGATCATCCCCGCCGCCCGACGTCGCTTCCGTTGCGAGGCCGAAGTCGTCAGCAGCTTGAACCATCCGGGGGTCGTCCCGCACCGGGGCTCGTTCGAGGACGATGGCCGCTGCTACATCGTCAGCGACTACTGCGACGGCCCCGACCTCGACGCCTGGCTGAAGGCGAGGAAGGCGCCGATCCCGCCTCGGGAGGCGGCCCGGATCGTGAGGGAGCTGGCCGACGCGATCGCCCACGCCCACGACCGGAACGTGCTGCACCGCGACGTCAAGCCGTCGAACGTCCTGCTCCCGGGATCGCGATTGATCTCCGACGCCGAGGAGCTTTCGCCCCGGCTGACGGACTTCGGGCTCGCCAAGCTGATCGACGACGGCCGATCGCTCGTCGAGGCCGCCACGGCGACCGGCCTCCTGCTGGGCTCACCGCCCTACATGGCGCCCGAGCAGGCCTCCGGCCGCCGCAAGGACATCGACCGGCGGACAGACGTCTACGGGCTCGGGGCCGTCCTCTACGAATTGTTGACGGCGCGCCCGCCGTTCCGCGGCGAGAACCCCGCCGAAACCATCCGCATGGTGCAGGCCGACGACCCTATCCCGGTGCGGGTCCTGAGGCCGGGCGTGCCTCGCGCGCTGGAGACGATCGCCCTCCAGTGCCTGGAGAAGTCGCCCGATCGCCGCTACCAGACGGCCGACGACTTGCGCGACGACCTGGACCGGTTCCTGGCCGGCCGGCCGATCCTGGCCAAGCCGATCGGCACGATCGAACGTCTCCAACGCTGGTCGCGGCGACGGCCCAAGCTCTCAGCGGTCCTGGCGTCCGTGCTGGTGGGGACGCTCCTCGTGATCTCCGTGATCGTCGCGATGAATCACTCGCTCCGCCGCGAGCGCGATCGGGCCGACCAGTCGACCTACGCCTCGAAGGTGCCCCTCGCGCGGCGCACACTCGACGCGGGCCAGCTCGGCCGGGCCCAGCTCATCCTCCGCGGCCTGATCCCCGAGCGCGGCCAGACCGACCGCCGCGAGTTCAGCTGGTACTTCCTCCAGGCCCTCGCGGGGAGCGAGGCCAGGATGCTTCCCGGGCACGCCCTGGGGCTCGGCAACGCGGCCTTGAGCCCGGACCAGGGCCGCATGGCCTCCGGCAACCTGGGCCGCACGCTGGAAGTCTATGACTTGCAAGCTGACCGCGTGGTCTGGTCGGAGTCGATCCCCGGGCTCGGCTTGACGGCTCGGCCGGCCTTCTCGCCCGACGGCCGACTCCTGGCGTTCCCTCTCGCGGCCTGGGACGTCTCGCGAGCCGCGGCCTCGCACCGGATCGAGGTCCGAAGCGCCGATACGGGCGCGATCCTGGCGCGCCGGCCCGTGCCGGGGACGCGCGAGGTCCTCTCGGTGCACTTCCTCGATGACGATCGCCTGGCGGTCCTCCTGCCGACCGGCGGCCCCGAGGGGCCGTCGACAGCCGAGGTCCATTACTGGTCGAGCCGCCAGGGCCTGCCGGAGTTTGCAGCACCTGTCGAGTTCGCCGCACACCGGGCGACCTCGCCCGACGGGCGATTGTTTGCGGCGGTCGACGCCGCCGGCCGGCTTGGGATCTACGACGTCACCCTCCGCACTTGGCGCCCCCCCTTCCCGGAAGTCGCCCCATGGGCCGCCCTGTACGTCGGGTTCGCCGAGGACGGCCAGCGGCTCGCCGTCGCCCGCGCCGACCAGCGCGACTTGATGATCTTCGACGTCGCGACGGGACGGCCCCTGAGGCGGCTCCCGGGGTTGGCGTCCGAGATCCTGGAGGTCGCGTTCCAGCCCGGCGGCGAGGCGATCCTGGTCCGCGATGGTTCCCAGGAGGTCCGGCTGATCGACCCGGCCCGGGGCGTGGACGTCCAGGTCTTCGCGCCGACCGAGCAGCCGGGCGTCGCGACCAGCCGCATGCGATTCACGCCCGCCGGGGATGCGTTCCTCATCCATCGCTCGGCGTACCAAGGAACCGATCATATCCAAGTGCGATCGAGCCTCGACGGGCGCATCCTCGGCGAGTCGCCCGGCCGTTACAAGGCGCACGGCGGCGACTGGCTTATCCGGCGGTCCGATCCTCCAGTCTTGATCTACGGCCTGGGCCGCCTCGCCTGGCGATGGGATTGGTCGAGCACGATCGACGGCAGGCCCGCGGAGCGTTTCCAGGCTCATGCCGACGAAATCTGGAAGGTCGCCTACAGTCCGAGCGGGTCGATCCTCGCCACAGCCGCGAACAACGACCACGATCGCCATACGATCAAGCTGTGGGAGGTCCCGTCCAATCGGCCGATCCGGTCGTGGGAGGATCTCGACTCCACGGCCTCCGACCTGGCCTTCGCGCCCGACTCGAGCTGGATCGCCACGACCCATTTCGAGAAGCGGCGCGCCTTGCGGATCCGACCTACGCGCGGCGAGGGGCCGCCGACCTATGTGGAACTGCCGGACGGCGAATGGGGCCGAGCCGTAGATGTCGACCCGGCGGGCCTGCTCGTCTACGTCGGGGGCGACCGCGGGACCGTGCTCGCCTGGGACGTCAGCCGTGGAGCGACCGCCTGGGAACTCCATCCCCCGCCCGACCCGCCCGGGGTGAAGTCCCGCGTGCGGATCCACGATTTGGTCGTCGCCCCGGGGGGCCGCCGCCTGGCCGTCGTCGACGACGAGGGCAAGGTCCGCATCCGCGACGCGGCGACGGGCGAGCTCGTGGCTTCGTACCAGGGCCCCGCCCCCATGTTCGCCGCGGCCTACAGCCCTGACGGCGACACGCTCGCCGCGGCCGACCAGGAGGGGGCGATCCACCTCCTCGACGCCCGCACGCTACGCCCGACCCGGGTTATCACCGGCGACGACTGCGACCTCCGCGCCCTCGCCTTCAGCCCCGACGGCCGCACGCTCGCCGCCGGCGGCGTGGGGCGGATCGTCCGCCTGCTCGACCCGTTCACCGGCGAGGAACTGCTCGCTCTGGGCGGTCACGAGGCCCAGATCAACTCGATCACCTTCTCGCCCGACGGGACCACGATGGTCTCGGGCGACCATTCCGGGACGATCCGGTTCTGGCGCGGGCCACGCGCCTCCCGACCCGCCTCACGGACGGCGAGCGCCCGCCCCCCCGGGCTTCACCACCAGATCGTCGAACATGCCCTTGTCGTCGAATGA
- a CDS encoding S46 family peptidase yields MSMTTARGDEGMWVFNNLPLETLKARYGFTPPPGWAEHLRSSAVRFNNGGSGSFVSADGLVMTNHHVGADTLAKLSTSDKDFYKTGFYAKTRDEEAKAPDLELNVLVAIEDVTTRVNAGVAPGMDDAASAAARRKASAEIEKESTQKSGLRSDVVTLYQGGRYHLYTYKKYTDVRLVFAPEFDIAFFGGDPDNFEYPRYDLDVCFFRAYENDKPARIEHHLKWSPDGAKVGELVFVAGHPGRTNRLNTMASVEYLRDIGFPALLDWLFAKEAFLLEYGKKGDEAFRQAKEELFSIQNSRKARVGGLDGLKNSTFMAGKREAEQELRARVAADPAKKDAYGAAWDRVAEAQQVAARIAQSNQFLERGRGLDSTLYHIARDLVRLAAEKAKPNADRLKEYRESALESLELELFSEAPIYLEFEQAKFAFGLAYWKKVAPDSPIVARILSGRTPEQAAAELVGKSKLADVATRRKLAEGGLAAIEASDDPMIKLALAVDPEARAIRKVREDQVEGVEAANYALIAKALFEELGDKVYPDATFTLRLAFGAVKGFTVDGKAIPPFTTIGGAFEHEKAHGAQPPYVLPKSWHEAKASGALKLETPLNFVSTADIIGGNSGSPVVNKDNEVVGLIFDGNIQSLVLDFGYEDAVARAVSVDSRGIVETLRSVYHADDLLKELTAR; encoded by the coding sequence ATGTCCATGACGACGGCTCGCGGCGACGAGGGGATGTGGGTCTTCAACAACCTGCCGCTCGAGACCCTCAAGGCCCGCTACGGATTCACGCCCCCGCCCGGCTGGGCCGAGCACCTCCGGTCCTCGGCCGTGCGGTTCAACAACGGCGGATCGGGCTCGTTCGTCTCGGCCGACGGCCTCGTCATGACCAACCACCACGTCGGCGCCGACACCCTGGCCAAGCTCAGCACGTCGGACAAGGACTTCTACAAGACCGGCTTCTACGCGAAGACCCGGGACGAGGAGGCCAAGGCCCCCGACCTGGAGCTGAACGTCCTAGTCGCCATCGAGGACGTCACGACCCGGGTGAACGCCGGCGTCGCCCCCGGGATGGACGACGCCGCCTCGGCCGCCGCCCGCCGCAAGGCCAGCGCCGAGATCGAGAAGGAGTCGACCCAGAAGTCCGGGTTGCGGAGCGACGTCGTCACCCTATACCAGGGGGGCCGCTACCACCTCTACACCTACAAGAAATACACCGACGTCCGTCTGGTGTTCGCGCCCGAGTTCGACATCGCCTTCTTCGGCGGCGACCCGGACAACTTCGAATACCCCCGATACGATCTGGACGTCTGCTTCTTCCGAGCCTACGAAAACGACAAGCCGGCCCGGATCGAGCATCACCTGAAGTGGAGCCCCGACGGTGCGAAAGTCGGCGAGTTGGTCTTCGTCGCCGGCCACCCCGGCCGCACCAACCGCCTGAACACGATGGCGAGCGTCGAGTACCTCCGCGACATCGGATTTCCCGCCCTCCTCGACTGGCTCTTCGCCAAGGAGGCTTTCCTGCTCGAATACGGAAAGAAGGGCGACGAGGCCTTCCGCCAGGCGAAGGAAGAGCTGTTCTCGATCCAGAACAGCCGCAAGGCCCGAGTCGGCGGCCTCGACGGGCTGAAGAATTCCACCTTCATGGCCGGCAAGCGCGAGGCCGAGCAGGAACTTCGGGCCCGTGTGGCCGCCGACCCCGCGAAGAAGGACGCATACGGCGCGGCGTGGGACCGAGTCGCCGAGGCCCAGCAGGTCGCCGCCCGGATCGCCCAGTCAAACCAGTTCCTGGAGCGGGGTCGGGGGCTCGACTCGACGCTTTATCACATCGCCCGCGATCTCGTCCGACTGGCGGCCGAGAAGGCCAAGCCCAACGCCGACCGGCTCAAGGAATACCGCGAATCGGCCCTGGAATCTCTGGAGCTGGAGTTGTTCTCCGAGGCCCCGATCTACCTCGAGTTCGAGCAGGCCAAGTTCGCCTTCGGGCTCGCCTACTGGAAGAAGGTCGCCCCCGACAGCCCGATCGTGGCCCGCATCCTCTCCGGCCGCACGCCCGAGCAGGCCGCGGCCGAGTTGGTCGGCAAGTCGAAGTTGGCCGACGTCGCGACCCGCCGCAAGCTGGCCGAGGGAGGCCTCGCCGCGATCGAGGCGAGCGACGACCCCATGATCAAGCTGGCCCTCGCCGTCGACCCCGAGGCCAGGGCGATCCGCAAGGTCCGCGAGGATCAGGTCGAGGGGGTCGAGGCCGCCAACTACGCGCTGATCGCCAAGGCCCTGTTCGAGGAGTTGGGCGACAAGGTCTATCCCGACGCCACCTTCACGCTCCGCCTGGCCTTTGGCGCGGTCAAGGGGTTTACGGTCGACGGCAAGGCGATCCCCCCGTTCACGACCATCGGCGGGGCATTCGAGCACGAAAAAGCCCACGGCGCCCAGCCCCCCTACGTCCTTCCCAAGTCGTGGCACGAGGCCAAGGCGTCGGGCGCCCTCAAGCTGGAGACGCCCCTCAACTTCGTCTCGACGGCCGACATCATCGGCGGCAACTCCGGCAGCCCGGTCGTCAATAAGGACAACGAGGTCGTGGGCCTGATCTTCGACGGCAACATCCAGTCGCTGGTGCTGGACTTCGGCTACGAGGACGCCGTCGCCCGCGCCGTGTCGGTCGACTCACGGGGGATCGTCGAAACGCTCCGCTCGGTCTACCACGCCGATGATCTGCTCAAAGAGCTGACCGCCCGCTGA